From Vitis vinifera cultivar Pinot Noir 40024 chromosome 5, ASM3070453v1, the proteins below share one genomic window:
- the LOC100257595 gene encoding B-box zinc finger protein 25 — protein MKIQCDVCERAPATVICCADEAALCAKCDVEVHAANKLASKHQRLLLQCLSNKLPPCDICQEKAAFIFCVEDRALFCRDCDEPIHSAGNLAANHQRFLATGIRVALSSKCAKETDKSSSEPPPNQNSQQITMKMPPQQAPNFTSSSWAVDDLLQFSDFESSDKNKQLEFGELEWLTEMGIFGDQVPQEAMAAAEVPQLPISQPSYGASYRATKSSMPYKRPRIEILDDEDEHFTVPDLG, from the exons atgaagattcAGTGTGACGTGTGTGAGAGGGCACCAGCTACTGTGATTTGCTGTGCAGATGAGGCAGCACTGTGTGCAAAATGTGATGTTGAGGTCCATGCAGCAAACAAGCTTGCAAGCAAGCACCAGAGGCTTCTTCTTCAATGCCTCTCCAACAAGCTTCCACCTTGTGACATATGCCAA GAGAAGGCAGCTTTCATTTTCTGTGTTGAAGATAGGGCTCTCTTTTGCCGGGATTGTGATGAACCAATCCATTCAGCTGGTAACCTTGCTGCCAACCACCAGAGGTTTTTGGCCACTGGAATCCGGGTGGCTTTAAGCTCAAAATGTGCCAAGGAGACTGATAAGAGCTCTTCGGAACCACCACCCAATCAGAATTCACAACAGATTACCATGAAAATGCCTCCACAGCAAGCCCCTAACTTTACATCTTCTTCATGGGCTGTTGATGACTTGTTACAGTTTTCGGACTTTGAATCCTCTGACAAG AATAAACAACTTGAGTTTGGCGAGCTTGAGTGGTTGACAGAAATGGGCATCTTTGGTGATCAAGTTCCCCAGGAGGCCATGGCAGCAGCTGAGGTTCCCCAGCTCCCTATTTCACAGCCAAGCTATGGCGCCTCATACAGAGCCACCAAATCCAGCATGCCCTACAAAAGGCCCAGGATCGAAATCCTTGACGACGAGGATGAACACTTCACCGTGCCTGATCTTGGCTGA
- the LOC100252469 gene encoding RHOMBOID-like protein 13 has translation MGKPLFYEILEKPATSCIIGLCCAIWFYIQKKNIGYSHVGLSYETAIEGHHWRIITSALSHISVIHLVFNMSALWSLGVVEQLGHMGMGVEFYLQYTLVLVVLSGGLVLGSYHVLIQRFKLEYFRRVTAVGYSCVVFGWMTILSVKQPSSKLELFGFLSLPISFAPFESLIFTSIIVPQASFLGHLSGIIVGYAIAWGVIHGMTNYWAVSMLGWIVLVFVFSLKRSGAYDFSFLEIEPVTDPSLPSVRFLASGNGRTLQMSALPVGGSDLV, from the coding sequence ATGGGGAAGCCACTGTTCTATGAGATTTTAGAGAAGCCTGCCACTAGTTGTATTATAGGACTATGCTGTGCAATTTGGTTCTACATACAGAAGAAAAACATTGGGTATTCACATGTGGGTTTGAGTTATGAAACAGCCATTGAAGGGCATCATTGGAGGATAATTACATCAGCCCTTTCCCATATAAGTGTTATTCATCTTGTTTTCAATATGAGTGCCCTTTGGAGTCTTGGGGTGGTAGAGCAGTTAGGGCACATGGGCATGGGTGTGGAATTCTATCTCCAGTATACCCTCGTTTTGGTTGTGTTATCTGGGGGGCTGGTGTTGGGGTCCTACCATGTTTTGATCCAACGGTTTAAGCTAGAGTATTTCCGAAGAGTGACAGCTGTTGGGTATTCTTGTGTTGTTTTTGGCTGGATGACAATCCTCTCTGTGAAGCAACCCTCATCGAAGTTGGAACTTTTTGGGTTTCTTTCTCTTCCCATCAGTTTTGCACCTTTTGAGTCACTCATCTTTACTTCAATAATTGTTCCTCAGGCTAGTTTTCTTGGCCATTTGTCTGGAATCATTGTTGGGTATGCTATTGCATGGGGTGTGATACACGGGATGACCAATTACTGGGCAGTTTCAATGTTGGGATGGATTGTGCTCGTGTTTGTCTTTAGCTTAAAGCGCTCTGGTGCATATGATTTCAGCTTTCTTGAGATTGAACCTGTTACAGATCCTTCTTTGCCTTCTGTGCGGTTTCTTGCAtcaggaaatggtagaactTTACAGATGAGTGCCTTACCAGTTGGAGGTTCTGATCTTGTGTAA